Proteins from one Chanodichthys erythropterus isolate Z2021 chromosome 15, ASM2448905v1, whole genome shotgun sequence genomic window:
- the rbbp4 gene encoding histone-binding protein RBBP4, whose protein sequence is MADKEAAFDDAVEERVINEEYKIWKKNTPFLYDLVMTHALEWPSLTAQWLPDVTRPEGKDFSVHRLVLGTHTSDEQNHLVIASVQLPNDDAQFDASHYDSEKGEFGGFGSVSGKIEIEIKINHEGEVNRARYMPQNPCIIATKTPTSDVLVFDYTKHPSKPDPSGECTPDLRLRGHQKEGYGLSWNPNLSGCLLSASDDHTICLWDISTVPKEGKIVDAKTIFTGHTAVVEDVSWHLLHESLFGSVADDQKLMIWDTRSNNTSKPSHAVDAHTAEVNCLSFNPYSEFILATGSADKTVALWDLRNLKLKLHSFESHKDEIFQVQWSPHNETILASSGTDRRLNVWDLSKIGEEQSPEDAEDGPPELLFIHGGHTAKISDFSWNPNEPWVICSVSEDNIMQVWQMAENIYNDEDPEGAADTEVQG, encoded by the exons ATGGCTGATAAAGAAG CTGCCTTTGATGACGCGGTGGAGGAGAGAGTGATAAATGAAGAATATAAAATATGGAAGAAAAACACTCCGTTTCTTTATGATCTGGTTATGACTCACGCGCTGGAGTGGCCCAGTCTTACTGCTCAGTGGTTGCCAGATGTCACCAG ACCTGAAGGGAAGGATTTTAGTGTGCACCGCCTGGTTCTTGGCACACATACCTCTGATGAGCAGAATCACCTGGTTATTGCCAGCGTCCAACTGCCCAATGATGATGCCCAGTTTGATGCCTCGCATTATGACAGTGAAAAAGGAG AATTTGGTGGTTTTGGCTCAGTGAGTGGGAAGATAGAGATTGAGATCAAGATTAATCATGAGGGAGAGGTGAACAGGGCTCGCTACATGCCACAGAACCCCTGCATAATTGCCACCAAGACTCCCACTAGTGATGTGCTGGTCTTTGACTACACCAAACACCCCTCCAAACCTG ATCCCTCTGGCGAGTGCACTCCTGACCTGCGTCTGAGGGGGCATCAGAAAGAAGGTTATGGTCTGTCCTGGAATCCCAACCTGAGTGGCTGTCTGCTGAGTGCGTCTGATGATCAC ACCATCTGTCTGTGGGACATCAGCACAGTGCCAAAGGAGGGGAAAATAGTGGATGCTAAGACCATTTTCACTGGTCACACTGCTGTAGTGGAGGACGTGTCCTGGCACCTGCTGCACGAGTCTCTCTTTGGGTCTGTTGCAGATGACCAGAAGCTTATGAT CTGGGACACACGGTCCAATAACACATCCAAACCCAGTCATGCGGTAGATGCCCACACTGCAGAGGTCAACTGTTTGTCCTTCAACCCATACAGCGAGTTCATTCTGGCTACCGGTTCAGCTGACAAA actgttgcattgtgggatcTGCGAAACCTCAAGCTGAAACTTCACTCATTTGAGTCGCACAAAGATGAAATCTTCCAG GTTCAGTGGTCACCTCATAATGAGACCATCCTGGCCTCCAGTGGAACAGACCGGAGACTCAATGTTTGGGATCTCAG TAAAATTGGTGAGGAACAGTCACCAGAAGATGCGGAGGATGGACCTCCAGAGCTGCTG TTTATCCATGGAGGCCATACAGCCAAGATCTCAGACTTCTCCTGGAATCCAAATGAACCATGGGTGATTTGCTCAGTGTCTGAGGACAACATCATGCAAGTCTGGCAGATG gcgGAGAACATCTATAATGACGAGGACCCAGAGGGGGCAGCAGACACTGAGGTTCAGGGATAA
- the sync gene encoding syncoilin codes for MEDQEMNFEQTYGSLSETDRTFEPLFIEEEDEDYFEDCLEEIEAALTLPGESMPYSQKCKDALQAEFNGLMQQMLAQLDVFDGAHPTTSAPLELFSETENKMDKNGITKTIKFGETCIPEKEETVLEGEVDAADIPVEARPELSATMELQKLRAAFESCIEEVGQLERRRDELVQELLELEEPMAQELQTVREALGEEKGLLSKVRLERQSLQEETLMTKRRLFIAARGCAQRQAELELQQKEVEQLNQAQEELKSLAVKLTEEITKIHSDHQSHLQEVQKQQKITQESSKRKTRSYVTQGRRASCDLQQYLQGGIKALEEFYEPRLVSLLKRREATTDALSKAKEQCQEMKAQLEPLREEEQMLRLQRTCLEERIRLMEKQRRENVEQYRETVDVLEENIRELKIQLKIQIKKSEELEILKKSMAKELIFYRECRGSSQAREQCGGGKNLMN; via the exons ATGGAGGATCAAGAAATGAACTTTGAGCAAACTTATGGATCTctatcagagacagacagaacatTCGAACCCTTATTTATTGAAGAGGAAGATGAAGACTACTTTGAAGATTGCTTGGAAGAGATCGAGGCTGCTCTAACTCTTCCCGGAGAGTCCATGCCTTATTCACAAAAATGCAAAGATGCTTTGCAAGCTGAGTTTAATGGACTTATGCAACAGATGTTGGCACAGTTAGATGTTTTTGATGGAGCTCACCCAACCACATCTGCACCACTAGAGTTATTTTCAGAAACAGAGAACAAAATGGACAAGAATGgaataacaaaaacaataaagttTGGAGAAACGTGCATTCCAGAGAAAGAGGAAACTGTGTTGGAGGGAGAAGTTGATGCTGCAGACATCCCTGTCGAGGCAAGGCCTGAGTTGTCTGCCACCATGGAATTACAAAAGCTCAGAGCAGCATTTGAGAGCTGTATTGAGGAGGTGGGCCAGTTGGAACGCAGAAGGGATGAGTTGGTTCAGGAGCTTCTGGAGCTGGAGGAGCCCATGGCCCAAGAGCTGCAGACTGTAAGGGAAGCTCTGGGGGAGGAAAAAGGCCTCCTGTCCAAAGTCAGGCTGGAGAGACAAAGCCTGCAAGAAGAGACTCTAATGACTAAGAGACGCCTGTTCATAGCGGCTCGAGGCTGTGCACAGAGACAAGCAGAGCTTGAATTACAACAGAAAGAGGTGGAGCAGCTCAACCAAGCTCAG GAGGAGCTGAAGTCCCTTGCTGTTAAGCTGACTGAGGAGATTACCAAGATTCATTCAGATCACCAAAGCCACCTGCAGGAAGTGCAGAAGCAGCAGAAAATCACTCAAGAATCCAGCAAGAGGAAGACCCGCTCTTATGTGACTCAAGGACGACGGGCCTCTTGTGACCTACAGCAGTACCTACAGGGTGGAATAAAAGCTCTGGAGGAATTTTACGAACCTCGGTTAGTGTCCCTGTTAAAGAGACGGGAGGCTACCACGGATGCTCTCAGTAAGGCTAAAGAGCAATGCCAAGAGATGAAAGCCCAGTTAGAACCACTGAGAGAAGAAGAGCAGATGCTGAGACTCCAGAGAACTTGTCTGGAGGAGAGGATCCGACTAATGGAGAAACAGAGGAGGGAAAATGTAGAACAATATCGG GAGACGGTTGACGTCTTAGAGgagaacatcagagaactgaaaattcagctcaagATCCAGATAAAGAAGAGTGAAGAATTAGAGATTCTGAAGAAAAGCATGGCCAAAGAGCTGATCTTTTACAG AGAGTGTAGAGGGTCCTCGCAAGCAAGAGAACAGTGTGGTGGTGGAAAAAACCTAATGAACTAA